TGCTGAATATCCATTTGATAGAGTGTCTATTTGAGTTATTTTTACATTGAACATGGGATTTTTTCTCAAAACCATTGACTTGCAAAATTCAGTACATGTGATTTGTGAATATTTCCCAGATCTGTATTCTGCATCCTGACtctgttaaaacaaacaagcaagcaaacaatcaagcaaacaaaacacagtTTCAAGAGTTGGTGTTAGTTAAGTCAACCAACATTGGCAAAGGTGTGAgtgctggctcagtcctggctaatccacttccatAACAGATTCTTGCAAATACACCAAAGAAAGTGTCAGGAAATGGCACACATCACACATGCTGGGGACTCTGGGCCCACACTGGTTATTGcaagggtttggggagtgaatcaacatgcaggagatctctttttctgtaactctgattttcaaataaataaataagcaattaaaaaaatctgtgtcaGGACAAAGTTCTTACTAAACTGAGAAGAAGCAGTGGAACACAAACATAACACAATTCTAACATCTACCCTGTCTTGCAAACATTaagtatatacattatatatattatgtataatatgATATATAATGTCATATGTGATAAATAAtgttatatataaaatgtgtaaGAATCAGCAAGAAAAAAGTGATACTCCCTCTTAAGAATTTTTGGCATCAACTTTTAGTATCTTATAACTCACATAATCTATGTTCCCTaacctgctttttcttttgtccttccatctttcttcatgttccttcattctttccatctttattattcttttctctttttctttctttctttctttctttcttcctttctttctttctttctttctttctttctttctttctttctttctttctttctttctttccttccttccttccttccttccttccttccttccttccttccttccttccttccttccttccttccttccttctttcttctaaaatcagagaaacagagacagagtgtTAGCCCCACACAGAGGAaaaagatccaagtacttgagccacagCCTGCTCTCCATCCCGGGCCTCAAAGACCTGACAGCTGAAATCAGGGGACACTGGTGCAGCTCAAATAGTGGCCCTTTGGTTGTAGAATCCTGGTACCTTAACCAGCCTCAGCACTACTTTGCATTTTGTTATGTAAATACTGTCCCTTCATCTCCCAATTCTATGCTTCTCTCCTTCCAACcctgcattggaaaggcagatttacggagaaaaggatggacagagagaaaaatcttctgtctgctggttcactgtccaaaagccacaatggctagagctgagccaatgtgaaaccaggagtcaggagcttcttccagctttcccacacAAAAGCGTGGGGCATCCTGCAATGTTTTACCTGACAACAAATACAGAGTTGGATGAGAcatggagcagcagctgggacatgaaccggcgcccatataggatgccagaacCATGGAGCCAGTACAGACTACACCTTTTCAACATGCATGTTCTCTGCAAATCATCTTAGTGAAATATATTTTGCTAATTTTGTGTAAGTTTCAGTAAAACATTTTCAATTTGAGAGTGATATGACTACTACAATAAAacccatgcatttttaaaaggagacttttttcttctcttttctatcATTACATCTAATTTTTTaaggaaagctttttttttaaaaaaatattatttatctaaaaggcaagACTGGATGAgaaagagaattcttccatccactacatGAGTGCCCTGCACagtctggggctggcccaggtcgAGGCCAGGAGGCTGATGCTCCATTCACTTCTCTTCTCTGGAGTGGGCAGGGGATAAAGTAACAGCCAAGAACAGACTCAAACTGAAGAAATGTTCAgtgttatctatttatttttatttttttctcccttctcaaAATCAATGCAGTTAGCTTATAAATGTTGTCCATATATGATGGCCTTAACTTTTATAAGTCCAGAAAATCAATATCCCATTTGgtggccagttcaagtcctagctgctccagttcccataaaaatccctgcttttggtctgcgaaagcagtagaggatggccgctAACTTTGGGaaacccccacatgggagacacagaagaaactcctggccagtgaggtgatttggggagtaatcaggcaaatggaagattctctttctctctccatttctctctttgtctaggactgtgaatttcaaataaatcattatgTCTTAAGAATGGATATGGATGAATTAGTTTCCCCATAAGAGTAGACATAAAGAATGCCACTGAGtcaggcccagcgccatagcgtagtgggttaaagtccttgccttgcacgcgccaggattccatatggacactgattctaatccagcagccccgcttcccatccagctccctgcttgtggcctgggaaagcagttaaggatggcccaaagacttgggaccctgcacccacttgggagacctggaaaagctcctggctcctggctccggatcggccagtatcggccattgtggtcacttggggagtgaatcattggatggaagatctttctctgtctctcctctctgtatatctgcatttccaataaaaattaatcttaaaaaaaaaaagaatgccattgAGTGGTGAAGACAATCTAAACCAATGACAGTATTTGACTTGATCTATATCTTGTTCTTCACAGAGACTAAACTTCACTCACTGATATCTCCTGCTCTAATTGATCATAGCTAACAAGAATCCCAGAGAACGATGTATTTGGATTGTTTACATTCACTTCACTGCTGCTTTAGATTGCATTGTGTAAGATTATTGTGTATTTACATAAAATTTCATATTGTGCAACTAAAGATATATAAAAATCCAAACTGATGGCTTTAAATGCTCACTTTCTACTAAGATAAAATGACATTAGACAGCCACTGAAGAGAATCAGCTCCTTAAAAacaccaaagaaaaataaaataggctTATATCTAAAAATCTCACCGGAAGTTTTTCTTCACTTTCTGGATCATAACTGTGCACTTTCATTTTGTACTTGGGCTTATGGCCTGTTAAATAACAATGAAAGAAATCAGACATTCTGGTAACAAAGTTTGACATGGTGAAATGAGGTGGGGCTGGCATTTAAGCATAGTTGGTAAAAGCACCTTCTGCggtaccagcatcctgtgtgagcattagttcaagttttggctgctgcacttccagtcctgctaatggcctgtagaagaagtggaagatggccccaataCTTGGGCCTTTAATGcctacatggaaaacctggaacaAACTCTTGGTCCCTTGCCTTGGCCTGGTTGCCATGGCCATCTGGTCACCTGGATAGTGAACTGGAAGACTGaagatagaaaatttctctgtctcttcttctctttgtaacaatgacttgcatttttaaaattaaaaggatgAATAAAAAGGAATTGGAGCATGATATgcctcagctctgctccccacattttgatttttatcataTTTGTATCATGTGGCATTCTGATGCTTAACATGAGTCAGAGTATTATATGTTAAGGCATGCAAAATATATTACATAAATAAGGATATGTTACAAAGACATTAAAATGCATGTAATAGGAAATCAGTAAAACAAAATAgctaaatttttcattttgccaATAGATACTGTGGTAACTATTTACTAACCATCTGTAAAAGCTTTCCAATTATAGcaaaaaaataactgaataatTAATTTAATTATCTAAACCACTACCTCAAAGAAAAGTTGTCTATTATTAAAAATCAACTGCTTCTTTGTAATGTTTTTCTGTTGACACAGATAAGAATCTCCACAAACATAGATTCTATGCAAAAAGActctcaaatgaaaatacatcaaggtatttttaaaataagattagaGAGTAGAGACAAATAACATACACTTAAAATATTTGAACAATTTAATAGTTGttagtggatttttaaaattattgtatgTTTAAAGACTTgaacatttattgaacaaatgCACAAGGACTGAACTAAGGGGTGCTTCACTCTGGGGATACAATAAACAGCTTCCACCACCTGGAGGGCTCTTCCCAGACTGAGACATGTTCGCGGTGTCTCCGGGTAGCAGAACCTGAACGATGGCGGGCGCAGCAGGCCACAGAGCCTTGCCATGGCGAGGCTCCTTGGGGTGGCTTCGCCCCTCCCAGGGCATGCCACATTCCCCTTTCTTCTGGTGGCCTGACAGCTTGTACTTCTCATGAATGCCTCAAGTCAACATTCTCGTGGCAAGTCTCTCATGGCTAGCAAGAGACATGCTCAAactattagaaaagaaaaaaatgaagttaccAAGCAGCGTTACTAAGGCAATGGTTTATTCGCTTTATCAGGAGTTAGTGCTTTCTCCATGGAGCAGGAGTCATGGCCCTCAGCACCCCAGGGACTGGCTGAGATGACAGTCCTCACAACCCAGCCACTGCACCAAGCGTCAGCAGCTGTGCAGACGCAGTGCAATGTGCGCTGGGACAGGCAGCAAACCACTGTCAACATGATTTTACATGAAGCAAAAAACTCACTTGTGatcaatgtaaatggcttaaacttactGATCAACCGCCATAGATTAGTAGTtcggatttaaaaaaaacaaaattcatctctttgttgcctacaggagacatatctcaccaataaagatctcAGAGGGCcgatgcaatggcctagtggctgaatccttggccttgaacatgccaagatttcatatgggcgcctgttctaatcccagctgccccgcttcccatccagctccctgcttgtggcctgggaaggcagtagaggacggcctaaagccttgggaccctgcacctgcaagtgagacccagaagagctcctggctcctggcttcagattggcggagctctgaccattgcagtcacttgggagtaagtcatcggacagaagatagttctctctgtctctcctcctctctatatatcagactttgcaataaaaataaataaatcttaagaaaaaaagatcagcagaaactaagTGTCATGGAGTTTGACTTTTTTTGCTTACTTTcagctcttcaaaacagtttctttctcattaaattcctcAGTgagtcatagatcatacagtaacatagTCTGCTTCAAGAAGGGGGGATctatagtaactatgtaaaggagactatcatatccagatgtgaggatacaatgcagtatgcatctctaattccaaatcaaagatggactcacaatgaaactgtttactataactttaccataggatgctggactttctgccattgtccatgcccgcaatgatggacttatgactgtgaatgaagaactatactatagtaataatataggggaactcagtgggggggtgGGATTgtggaggggttaagggaaatcccaaggcctatggaactgtatcatgaaatgataataatcataatcataaccataaaatgaagtaaaattttaaaaaatagggggGAAAAGCTCACTCTTGAGTCACTAGGAAATAAAAACTGCTATTACTGTCAGGCTCAACCCCATGGCTAACTATCGCAAAAGGAGAACTGTTGCAACGACTATAGCATGCCTGAACACGGTACATTATCCATGTATTTAATCCCACTCAGTAAGGAATGTTGAGCTGCTAAATCCAGCCAGTCAATTTATGAATGTTTACATTCCTCATTGTGTCAATTTACGGGATGTTGCAAGTGGATCTTGACCTTGGGGATATGTCAGTTCTCCAAGAAGTAAGGGAATATGTTTGTTAAAAGAAACATCTAGGGCCCCTGCAACTGACTTCCTGGGCAGCACCATCCTCGTGGTGGAGTCAGCTTGCCATCCTTGCTCCGGCAAACCCTTCACAGCctccggcacacacacacacacaaaatcgaAGTCACGGCCAATTATAAAGGTGTATGCCTGGGAGACAGGCGAAGCCCTGCCTCGTCGTGGCTTCTCACAAGGCCTCCATCATCGGCTGCACAGCCTCTGACCACTGGTGTGCACCAATGGTGGTGTGGATCCTGGAAGTCCCTCTTTCAGATGCACTGTCCCACTGCCCAGATGCCTCCGAGCTCATTGTTTGCAGACTTAATAGCAGGTGGTATTCTATTCCAAAGGTATCTTGCATTATTCAGGTCATTATGCAGCATATACAAGTCCTGACACTGGGCATACACAGGGAGCATGGCAATCCCTCTGGGAGCATTAAGCTACTGGTGCTCACGCTGATCCAGCAACTTTCTGAAACTAAAAGCACCTTCTGTCAACAGAGCTAACAGCATCTTCCTGATTGGTTTCATTGGCGCACCTGCCAGGCCCtccagattttttaaatattaacttcTGCATTTCAGTCTCCTTTTTATTCAATCAAAACCATTTATCAAATATAGTTCTGGtttaaataaatgacaaaatTTGAAACagtagcaaaataaaacaaactcctAGCAAATGAACATAAATGAACAACTTATAGAAACTTAACCATGGCTGTCAATAATTTTAGTTCTCTACTTTTACATTTTCAATAGCTTTTAAGTTTTCTTCAACATTAGCATAGATTTATTTTCTATCACTGAATTGTAATAAGCTGTTCACTTTGTCCGAAATCCAAAATTATTAACTGCCCACATCTTTCTCCATTTAtagctgctttttaaattaatcaaaCATTGTGAAAAGTGACATTTTTTGGACAAgggtaattttatttaaaaaaaccatgcatacacacacactgaaggACCATGAGACCTCTAAGACAATTGCCAGGATTCATTTTCatcatattaaatattttatatctagCTGCTGATTATTAGGAACAGTAACTGAAATTCATAACATGCATCTGGGGAAAATGAGGGTCAGTTTTTCTGTGACTTATGAAAGGTTATACAGCCAAGTTTGTAGAAGAAACGGAATCTGAATCCTGGGATGACAGATCATAAAACAAGGGCACGAAATGTGTGATTTCTGTCCTTGCCAGGTATGACTTGGGCGGCTTCTGAAACTGTTACCACTGTGCAAAAGATGTAGCTCTGTTAGATATTAAAACACTCTAAAATTTATCCTGTGGCTTTCTTAACACATCAATTACACTTAAATATGTCTACACACATACATTtttgtatacatatgtatttagcACACGTTCCGAAACTTTCTAATGTAATGTGGACATCTGTAAACTTACGTCTGGAAAGGTTCCAGACTGTGCTTAGTCAAGTAAGGGCTTTTGTTGTCTTCAGAGGCAGGAAAATTCTCAAATCCGAGCCAAGCAAAGATGAGTTTGACTTCAATTCATTGCTATTTTAAAGACGTGGAGGTATCTTTCTTGTGCGTGACCCGAAGAAGAGCGTTCTTAACTTCTTTGTTCCTCAGACTATAAATAAGCGGATTGAGCATGGGGATCACGATCGTATAAAAAACAGAAGCCACTTGATCCTTTCCCAGGGAGTAGGATTTACTtggttttaaataagtaaaaatcataGTGCCATAAAATACGGTGACTCCCAGGAGATGGGAGGCACAGGTAGAGaaggcttttttctttcctgaagtgGAATTGATTTTCAGAATAGCAGAGAGGATGGATGCATAGGACACAGCTATTGTGATAAGGGACACCATCAAAGTGGAAACGGCGCAAGTGAATATGGCGATTTCGGTCTCATATGTGTCAGTGCAGGACAGGGCTAGAATTGGGAATGTGTCACAGAAAAAGTGATGGATGACATTGGAGTCACAGAAGTGCAGTTTGCTCATGAAAAGCACGGAGAAAGAGGAATCTATAAAACCAATCAGGTAGGACACAGTGACAAGGGCATAGCAGAGTCTGCTGGACATAATAAGCGGGTAGCGTAATGGGTTGCAGATCGCGACATAGCGATCAACAGCCATGGAGGAGAGGAGAAAACACTCTGTTGCAGCCAGGAGGATGAAAAAGTATGTTTGGGTGAAGCAACCTACGAAGGAAATGTAAGTGTTAGAAGTCTGTAAGTTCTGTAAAGTTTTAGGCGTGATGACATTTGAATAACTGAGATCTAGAAATGACAGGtgagagaggaaaaaatacaTGGGCGTGTGAAGTTGCGGGTCCAGACGGATTATCAGTGTCATCCCTACATTTCCCAGCATCGTCACCAAGTAGATAAGCAGAAATAACACGAAGAGGACCAGCTGGACCTCTCCTGAATCTGTCAATCCCATAAGGATGAAGTCAGGCACATTTGTATTATTTCTTCTACTCATAATATTCCACTGCTATAAGCTGTGAAGAAATAAAGTTCACATTTAGGAGGAactacttttaaaaagtgttttctttgTAACAATGATGCTGTTTTGCATATGCTTTCTATAAACTTCAAACAATAAAGAAGGACTTTTCTATTGTGTACAGAAAAAAAAGCTTAGTTTTGTCATGAAACACAGAAAATAGGTTGCAGCTGGTACTTGTAATCATACATGAAAAAGCTACACTGCATAATTAGAATGAACTATTACATTCTTTAAATTAATTCCCTTATTAAAAACCCAAAATATAATACTACATGAAGGTTGTTATTGCAGTCCAAATTTCTCTGTTTTGATATAAGAGCATAGAAAGCAGAAGCATCTCAGAGTAACGGGAATGACTATTGTACAACTGTTCTAACATAGCTGAATTTAGGAGAGTTTGTTAATAATTCTAGCTTCATGCAGATCATTAATTTAAATTGGGGGGAGTAGTGAAGTGTGATCACTTTCTTGGAACTGTGGCTAGAGTGCATAAAAGTTATGCTCTACATTAATAAAATACAATCAggcaatgaaaataatttcagcaaacctgataaaataatgtaaatgtaATAGAGAATAAGTAAAAATCTTTAAATCCATCATGTATCTTCTTCATTTCTGCTCatattttacttattaaaatCAAATTCGTAGTTGATACTTAAGTCTTATGCATTCTGTTTTTAGTGTAGGTAAATATTAATTTCTAAAAGATATGTCTGCTAATCATctcattcaaaatgaaatatcttctcaaaataaacatttcttgcaAAATCTGATTCTACCAACTGTAAGTTTTTGATTCTCAAATTTTGAGGCAATTTTCCCTAAGAACTAAACAATGTGTATATGCAGATtattctgtcttcattttttaaatatgtaaaccaaaattaataaatgtgaaataataCTTACTGTGAGTCAATGATGGAGAGAAAAGTTTTCCAATCTTCTCTGCATAGAACtctgacaattttttaaaaaagaagtagaatgtTAAAGTCATTTAGGACATTGACAATTCCAtatataattgtgtgtgtgtattttattttttgtgataataaaatcttaacattTTTTGTGTAAAAcccattgtattttattctagttAAAATAAATCCACCTAAAAGTTTTGTATGCAAGCCCAAAACCTAAAAGCTTGTATGAACTAGTGGAAAATGTTACAATAAGTTATTTCCCCAGCAAAGTAGCAAGATCTCCTTGAATAGATGCAGAATACAGGATGCCCTGCCTCTCCTTTAAACAGTTCCAGTGAGCTCACCTGATCACGCAACGCTTGGTCATCCTCAGAGGTCAAAATGCAAAGAACAGTGCTTGGCGTTTTTCCAAGGACAAAATGTTCTCTGTATTAAAGGAACTCATGAGTTATTTATtgaattgtttatttacttagttaTTCACTTTTACTTGTAGCAGGTGCCAAAGGAAAGAAACGGCATAGCTCAGTCTTCCTTTGCATCTTTTTCCATCTGCTTTACAAAAAATTCTTATTATCCATTTTATGATTCTGCAGACACAgggcttcttccctctccctgcaCCACCGCCCCTTCTCTCCGCTTGctttgcaacacacacacactagttaACTGGAATCGTGCTGGTGTGCTGTTACTGAAACATACATTGTGAAATGATCAAGTCAACAACTTGTCAGCTAGGATCAGGTTTTCTACTCTGTGATTGACATCAACAAGACGGGAATGATATCGTTTCATAATGCAATATTTTTAGATTGAAATGTGTGATACTCTCACAGGAATAAACTTcatagagaagaaaataaaagaatttaaggtcCAGGGAATACAATGAAAGTAatttcagattgctgtta
The sequence above is a segment of the Ochotona princeps isolate mOchPri1 chromosome 4, mOchPri1.hap1, whole genome shotgun sequence genome. Coding sequences within it:
- the LOC101534860 gene encoding olfactory receptor 8H1-like; this translates as MSRRNNTNVPDFILMGLTDSGEVQLVLFVLFLLIYLVTMLGNVGMTLIIRLDPQLHTPMYFFLSHLSFLDLSYSNVITPKTLQNLQTSNTYISFVGCFTQTYFFILLAATECFLLSSMAVDRYVAICNPLRYPLIMSSRLCYALVTVSYLIGFIDSSFSVLFMSKLHFCDSNVIHHFFCDTFPILALSCTDTYETEIAIFTCAVSTLMVSLITIAVSYASILSAILKINSTSGKKKAFSTCASHLLGVTVFYGTMIFTYLKPSKSYSLGKDQVASVFYTIVIPMLNPLIYSLRNKEVKNALLRVTHKKDTSTSLK